The Sulfurimonas aquatica genomic sequence CTGGAGATAGAAGATTATATCAAAGAGACTCTTTTTGGAAAAAAGAACTCTCGTAGTTCACTTATAATCCACTCTGCAAAAAGTCGTTTAAAAGAGAGTATAAATAAAGAGCTAGAAGCACTCAAATATGAGAACTCGCTACTATTTAAAAGCGAAGATGAGATAGATGAAGAGTTAAATGAACTACAAACAAAAAAAGTCAAACAGCAAGAGAGTTTTGAGTTGCTTAAGCAGCAGATTAGTGGTTATGAAGTAGAACTTTCAAATTATCTTACAAGACTACAAATCTTCTTAGAAAATGAGTTGAAATCACTCCAGAACGTTCTTAGACAACGTTTAATTGATGAGACAAAGTACACACTGCAAAAACAAAAGGCGACACCAGAGCTAAAAGATATTCAAAGAATTATTCAGAGTGCACTTAAGCATGGTTTGATGGATATCATTAGAGAATACCGTTATAAGTTTGTTAAAAAATCAACAGAAATTTCGGAGATAATTAGACTACAGTATGATGAGATAGATGAAATGAAAGAGGGTAGTTTTAGTGCATTTGAACATCAAGAAATATTTGCTGAATCTTACGAGAATGGCTTCTTAACTTCTAACTATGAAGTTTTACTACAAAGAGTCTCAAAACTTTTAGGCATTGCCTCTATGAAAAAACTACTAAACGTGGATGAAGAGTTAGCTCTTATAATTAAAGATGAGTTTATCTCTATTGAGAGTGAGATAAAAGTAAAGGCGAAAACATTAAGCAAAGAGTTACTCAATGAGTTGATATTAACTATTAATAGACCAATAACTGAACTTCAAGAGGGCCTATTAGAAAGTGAAAATATGCTAAATAATCATATAAAACTACTTAAAGAAAATGTAAATTCAAAAGAGCTCAAGTCTTTAGAAATTTATGAAAAAATAAAAAATATAGAGCTTATTTTGCAGAGGTACTCTTAATGAAGCATCTTCAAAATATAGTTAGAGAGTACAAAGAGACTTATCTTAATGAGGAACTTTTTGATGATACCATAAGCGGGGAGATTAAACACAAGCAGAAACTATTGCTTGATGAAAAATTTCTTCCATCAGTTGGACTAAAGTCTCTTTTTAACAAACTTCTTCGTCGTAGCACATACCCTATGGAAGTCGCGATTGTTGGACAGTTCTCATCTGGAAAGTCAACATTTTTAAATGCGCTTCTCTCTAAAGACATTCTTCCAACGGGGATAACTCCGGTAACCTCAAAAGTAAACTACATCAACTACTCAGATGAGTATAAACTCAAAGTGACCTACAATAACGGAGCAGATGAGTATCATCCCCTAGAGAGTATTTCAAACTTTACTGATCAGCGATACTCTATGGAAGACGTAAAGTACATTACGCTTTACGCACCGATGGAAATTTTAAAAGATATATCTTTTGTTGATACTCCAGGGCTAAATTCTCAATCACTCAGTGATACTCAGGTAACAAAAAAGATACTTAGAGACGTAGATGGTATTATTTGGCTTACGCTTCTAGATAACGCAGGTAAGGAGAGTGAATCGCAGGTACTCAGTGAGTATCTAGAAAACTTCAAAGATAAATCACTCTGCGTTTTAAACCAAAAAGATAAGTTTGATTCTAAGCAAGTAGAGACTACGGTTGGGTATATGCAGATGAATTTTAAAGATTTTTTTGTGCAAGTTATTCCTATATCCGCAAAGCAAGCACTTGACTCGCGCGTAAATCAAAAAGATGTACTTATAAACAGCGCTCTCATTAGTATGCAAAAATCTTTTAACGAAACCAGTAAACTTTATAAAAACGAGGATGATTTATCCTTTTTTCAAAAAGAGTTTGAAATATACTCTGAAAATATTAAAGCTATACAAAACAAAGATAACTCCAAAGACAAAGAGCTTATGAAAGAGTCAAATATCTCTGAAGTACTTGATTTTATAGAAAATACGATTAGGCCACAGGCCAAGGCTTCTAAAGAGTACTCTATAAAAAAAGAGTTACAAGATATATGTGATATTCTCATTAAAGAGTATGAGAGCATACTTGGCGTTTATGAGAGTTTGGTAGAAATTTTAAAGAGTAAAGAGAGTGAAGTCTTAGTTGCTTTTGACTCTGTTACGCATAAACACTCCAAGGCGCTTAGTCTCACATATAGGCAGATGGAGTCTATCGTTGAATCTGTAAGAGATGCTATATATGAAAATATAAAACAGAAGCAATCGAGCTATTATAAAGTAGAGAAGGGTATATTTGCACAAAGTAGCATTAAACGCTATGACTATGAGAGCACTTATGTTGATGGAGAAGCGATTATGAGCGCTCTTTTTTACAATAATCAATCTCTAGATAAGCAGATAAATAGTGCGCTTGCTTACTCTAAAAGTATAGAAAAACAGAGTAGTGAAGATCTTAAAGGCGTCTTTAGAATTCTAAAATATGCTATACAGTTATGGCAAGAGCCTTATGAACTAATAAAAAAACATAGAGAGATAGCCTCTGACTTAGAGTTTGCAAATACAAGGCAGTTCGTCTCGAAGGCTTATGAGAATATTATACTCCCTTACCATAGGCTTATTCTTACTAACATAACTTATTTGCAAAAAAACTTTGCATATTTCCATGGGGCGTTTGCTTTTTCATACAAGCAGGTAACGCAGGAGGCTATCTTTTTGATACAACAGAAGATAGATATACAAACTACCTCTTTTGAGAAGGACCCTCTAAAGTACTCACTAAGTACTCCAACTTCAGATGAGATAATGGAGATTGTAAAAGAGAGTTTTTCATTTGATAAGGTAGAGGCTTTTTTGACATCAAAAAGAAACTATCTTTTTAAAACCATAGAGAGATCAAAAGAAGAATTCCTAGAGGTAAATACTCAGCAAATAGAGTATGTTACATCCAAAAAAGAGATATATGAACAGAAGATAAAAGAGCTTAAAGATATAAAACTTAACAAGGAAAGTAATGAGTAAGAGTGCTGTGGTGATAGTAGATGGTTTGGACTGTTTTGCAGAAGATTTTGAAAAAATTGAGATCAGTGGTGAGAGCGTAAAAAGTGCAGAGTTTGAAGAGTGTAGTTTTATCTCATGCGATTTTAGTGAGACTCTATGGCGTTCATGTCGCTTTATTGATTGTCATTTTAAAAATTGTAACATGAGCGTAATGAGGCTTACTGACTCTAAGCTTAGTGGGTGTACTTTTGAGTCGTCTAAGATGTTGGGCATTGACTGGACTATGTGTGATTGGAAAAGTCTTTTAACTAATGATCTGATGAAGTTTTACAAGTGTATACTCAACGATAGCAACTTTTATGGAATCTCGATGGATGGCGTTGAGATGAAAGAGTGTAGTGCTAAAGAGCTTGACCTTCGTCTAGGATCGTTTAAAAACGCGGACTTTAGTGGGAGTGATTTTAAAGGCTCTCTTTTTGAAAACACTCATTTAGAGTACGCTAACTTTAGTGACGCTAGCAACACGCATATCGACCTTAAAAATAATTATCTTCAAGGCACTCGATTTAGTAGATATGAAGCTCTCTATTTACTAGAGAGTATGGGGATTGTTTTAGTTGACTAGTGTTCTTAGTTTAGTAGCTTAAGTGGTTTTATTCTAACTTACTCAATTATATGTGCGACATATTTACCCTTGTGGGATTGGGCAATGACATTTTGTTTTATCTTTGTAGATGAGGTTTGTGGATTATAACTAACTTGCATAATCTTTTTACCCTGTGCTTTTAGGTATTTTTCTACTGCGATATTATGAGGTTTATCTCCCCAGTCTTCTCCAATTACAAATATATCAATATTTTGCTCTTTACAGTTAGTCACATACTCAAGCTTGTCATAAGATACGACAGAGTCCACGCAGCTTAAAGCTTTTAGCATTTCCATTCTTTGGTTAAGTGGGATTACCGGTACGTTTCTTTTGTATGAGCCTACTACTTCATTAGACGCAACGCCAACTATCAACTTATCACCTAAAGTTTTACAGTACTCTAGTAAAGCTAAATGACCAACATGTAACAAATCGAAAGTGCCTACGGTATATACAATCATTAATTTCCTTTAACGATAAGCCATCTTAATAATAAGTTATCTTAGTTATAATAGCTTTTTATAATTAAGTCTTCGGTCGATTAAATTAATAATTTAAATACAACGCTTTCGCCACTTACAAGGACTTATAATGTCAACAAGAAATTCTACATTGCCACAACCTAGTATTCTCTCTTACATAAAGGATATACCAAACCTTTTATCACTCGCAGGATTAGCCTGTACGCTACTTGCCATATATTATGCAATTTTAGAAAATTACTCCATCTCAATGATTGCAATGGTGTGGGCCGTCGCTTTTGATTGGGCTGATGGTCTAGTTGCTAGAAAACTCAAAGGAAGAACCTCTACCGATGCAAAATTTGGAGGACAACTTGACGTTTTAATAGACATAGTAAGTTATGGCGTTACTCCCGCAATTATACTTTTGAGTTATGGAAAGTTTGAGCCACTCTATTTAGTTGGAGCTTTTATTATGATAGCGGCTGCGGCAGTAAGATTAAGTTATTTTAGTACATACGGTCTAGCAGGCGGAACAAAATATACTGGACTCGCTCTTGACAATAATAGTCTGATTTTAGTATTTGTATTTTTACTAGAGAGTTTTGTAAGTCATGATATGTTTACAATCATCTTATATCTTAGTGGAGTTGGACTTGCAGTTTTAAACGTATCAGAGATTAAAACGCCAAAACTCTCAGGCAACCCTAGAAACGT encodes the following:
- a CDS encoding dynamin family protein, with product MKHLQNIVREYKETYLNEELFDDTISGEIKHKQKLLLDEKFLPSVGLKSLFNKLLRRSTYPMEVAIVGQFSSGKSTFLNALLSKDILPTGITPVTSKVNYINYSDEYKLKVTYNNGADEYHPLESISNFTDQRYSMEDVKYITLYAPMEILKDISFVDTPGLNSQSLSDTQVTKKILRDVDGIIWLTLLDNAGKESESQVLSEYLENFKDKSLCVLNQKDKFDSKQVETTVGYMQMNFKDFFVQVIPISAKQALDSRVNQKDVLINSALISMQKSFNETSKLYKNEDDLSFFQKEFEIYSENIKAIQNKDNSKDKELMKESNISEVLDFIENTIRPQAKASKEYSIKKELQDICDILIKEYESILGVYESLVEILKSKESEVLVAFDSVTHKHSKALSLTYRQMESIVESVRDAIYENIKQKQSSYYKVEKGIFAQSSIKRYDYESTYVDGEAIMSALFYNNQSLDKQINSALAYSKSIEKQSSEDLKGVFRILKYAIQLWQEPYELIKKHREIASDLEFANTRQFVSKAYENIILPYHRLILTNITYLQKNFAYFHGAFAFSYKQVTQEAIFLIQQKIDIQTTSFEKDPLKYSLSTPTSDEIMEIVKESFSFDKVEAFLTSKRNYLFKTIERSKEEFLEVNTQQIEYVTSKKEIYEQKIKELKDIKLNKESNE
- a CDS encoding pentapeptide repeat-containing protein, which gives rise to MSKSAVVIVDGLDCFAEDFEKIEISGESVKSAEFEECSFISCDFSETLWRSCRFIDCHFKNCNMSVMRLTDSKLSGCTFESSKMLGIDWTMCDWKSLLTNDLMKFYKCILNDSNFYGISMDGVEMKECSAKELDLRLGSFKNADFSGSDFKGSLFENTHLEYANFSDASNTHIDLKNNYLQGTRFSRYEALYLLESMGIVLVD
- a CDS encoding adenylyltransferase/cytidyltransferase family protein, which codes for MIVYTVGTFDLLHVGHLALLEYCKTLGDKLIVGVASNEVVGSYKRNVPVIPLNQRMEMLKALSCVDSVVSYDKLEYVTNCKEQNIDIFVIGEDWGDKPHNIAVEKYLKAQGKKIMQVSYNPQTSSTKIKQNVIAQSHKGKYVAHIIE
- a CDS encoding CDP-alcohol phosphatidyltransferase family protein, with amino-acid sequence MSTRNSTLPQPSILSYIKDIPNLLSLAGLACTLLAIYYAILENYSISMIAMVWAVAFDWADGLVARKLKGRTSTDAKFGGQLDVLIDIVSYGVTPAIILLSYGKFEPLYLVGAFIMIAAAAVRLSYFSTYGLAGGTKYTGLALDNNSLILVFVFLLESFVSHDMFTIILYLSGVGLAVLNVSEIKTPKLSGNPRNVWLLGTYILTITLIYGSKLIF